Proteins found in one Cellulomonas palmilytica genomic segment:
- the istA gene encoding IS21 family transposase translates to MIGVEDWAEVRRLRRVEGKSISAIARDLGIARNTVKKALASDRPPKYERPAKGSLVDAVEPQIRELLASCPSMPATVIAQRIVWEHSLTILKDRVRVLRPYYLPPDPASRTTYEPGHRLQCDLWFPPVDVPLGAGQVGSPPVLVMVAGYSRMMFALMLPSRQAPDLIAGHWALLTSMGAVARELVWDNEAAVGSWRAGRPKLTEEFEAFRGVLGIGVHQCRPRDPEAKGLVERANGYLETSFLPGRVFTSPEDFNAQLADWLPVANARQHRALGCRPLDRWAADRDAMLTLPPVTPQLGSRARVRLPRDHYVRVGSNDYSVDPVAVGRFVEVVADLEQVTVRLGAKVVASHQRCWARWQTVTDPTHKAAALALSHAAAHRAPATDLDEVEQRDLGAYDAAFGLTEVA, encoded by the coding sequence GTGATCGGTGTGGAGGACTGGGCAGAGGTCCGTCGGCTGCGTCGCGTCGAGGGCAAGTCGATCTCGGCGATCGCGCGTGACCTCGGGATCGCGCGGAACACCGTGAAGAAGGCGCTGGCCAGCGACCGGCCGCCGAAGTACGAACGCCCGGCGAAGGGCTCGCTGGTCGACGCGGTCGAGCCGCAGATCCGCGAGTTGTTGGCGTCGTGCCCGAGCATGCCTGCGACGGTGATCGCGCAGCGGATCGTCTGGGAGCACTCGTTGACGATCTTGAAGGACCGGGTGCGGGTGCTGCGCCCGTACTACCTGCCCCCGGATCCGGCGTCGCGCACGACCTACGAGCCGGGGCACCGGTTGCAGTGCGACCTGTGGTTCCCGCCGGTCGACGTGCCGCTCGGGGCGGGGCAGGTCGGGTCCCCGCCGGTGCTGGTGATGGTGGCGGGCTACTCACGGATGATGTTCGCGCTCATGCTGCCCTCGCGGCAGGCCCCGGACTTGATCGCCGGGCACTGGGCGCTGCTGACGTCGATGGGCGCGGTGGCTCGTGAGCTGGTCTGGGACAACGAGGCCGCGGTCGGGTCCTGGCGGGCCGGCAGACCGAAGCTGACCGAGGAGTTCGAGGCGTTCCGCGGGGTCCTGGGCATCGGGGTCCACCAGTGCCGCCCGCGCGATCCGGAAGCCAAGGGGCTGGTCGAGCGCGCGAACGGCTACTTGGAGACCTCGTTCCTGCCCGGGCGGGTGTTCACCAGCCCCGAGGACTTCAACGCCCAGCTCGCTGACTGGCTGCCGGTCGCGAACGCCCGCCAGCACCGCGCTCTGGGTTGCCGGCCGTTGGACCGGTGGGCGGCCGACCGGGACGCGATGCTCACCTTGCCGCCGGTCACCCCGCAGCTCGGATCACGCGCGCGGGTCCGGTTGCCGCGTGACCACTACGTCAGAGTCGGGTCGAATGACTACTCGGTCGACCCGGTCGCGGTCGGCCGGTTCGTCGAGGTCGTCGCCGACCTTGAGCAGGTCACCGTGCGCCTGGGCGCGAAGGTCGTCGCGTCGCATCAGCGGTGCTGGGCGCGGTGGCAGACGGTCACCGACCCCACCCACAAGGCCGCCGCCCTGGCGCTGTCCCACGCGGCCGCGCACCGCGCGCCGGCGACGGACCTCGACGAGGTCGAGCAGCGTGACCTGGGCGCCTACGACGCCGCGTTCGGCCTGACCGAGGTCGCCTGA
- the istB gene encoding IS21-like element helper ATPase IstB: MPATRAPARDVTSELAFLTRALKAPTLREAVERLAERARAESWTHEEFLAACLQREVAARETHGGEGRIRAARFPARKSLEDFDFEHARGLARDQIAHLGTLDFVTARENVVFLGPPGTGKTHLATGIAIRACQAGHRVLFATASQWVDRLATAHHDGRLQDELRRLGRYPLLVIDEVGYIPFEPEAANLFFQLVSARYERASLIVTSNKPFGRWGEVFGDDTVAAAMIDRLVHHADVIALKGDSYRLKNRDLGRPPAASTD, encoded by the coding sequence ATGCCCGCCACGAGGGCCCCGGCCCGGGACGTGACCAGCGAGCTCGCGTTCTTGACCCGCGCGCTGAAGGCCCCGACGCTGCGCGAGGCGGTCGAGCGGCTCGCCGAACGCGCCCGCGCGGAGTCCTGGACCCACGAGGAGTTCCTCGCGGCCTGCCTGCAACGCGAGGTCGCCGCCCGCGAGACCCACGGCGGCGAAGGACGCATCCGCGCCGCCCGGTTCCCCGCCCGCAAGTCCCTGGAGGACTTCGACTTCGAGCACGCCCGCGGCCTGGCCCGCGACCAGATCGCCCACCTGGGGACCTTGGACTTCGTGACCGCCCGCGAGAACGTCGTCTTCCTCGGCCCGCCCGGCACCGGCAAGACCCACCTGGCCACCGGGATCGCGATCCGCGCCTGCCAGGCCGGGCACCGGGTCCTGTTCGCGACCGCCTCACAGTGGGTCGACCGCCTGGCGACCGCGCACCACGACGGGCGCCTGCAAGACGAGCTACGCCGCCTGGGCCGCTACCCGCTGCTCGTGATCGACGAGGTCGGCTACATCCCCTTCGAACCCGAGGCCGCGAACCTGTTCTTCCAGCTCGTCTCAGCCCGCTACGAACGCGCCTCCCTGATCGTCACCTCGAACAAGCCGTTCGGCCGCTGGGGCGAGGTCTTCGGCGACGACACCGTCGCCGCCGCGATGATCGACCGCCTCGTCCACCACGCCGACGTCATCGCCCTCAAAGGCGACTCCTACCGACTCAAGAACCGCGACCTCGGCCGCCCACCCGCGGCCAGCACAGACTGA